A genomic region of Epinephelus moara isolate mb chromosome 23, YSFRI_EMoa_1.0, whole genome shotgun sequence contains the following coding sequences:
- the foxm1 gene encoding forkhead box protein M1 isoform X2, translated as MTMRRSPRRPLILGRRKLPFQQNDPPAAEPQSQADASTLKEPPKSSASQSLPDGICIMDHPSMSDTQVVVIPKTADLQGVIRALTAKGKECGVQGPNKFILLGGNGGRDGGSSCQAAADGDDASTAGQPVEAEAMFSSPDAKPLAGIKALNKELECGPLDDSLTDIQWLGRKNTCPIKPDPAKQTANKENQTPSQLQTLQPMSERPPFSYMAMIQFAINSRKTRRMTLKEIYMWIEDHFPYFREVAKPGWKNSIRHNLSLNDMFIREMSADGKTSFWTIRPDANRCLTLDQVYKPGCDPMTAPVPVPMLLLPNQTQRRIVPDARKTPTSSERRMKPLLPRTDSYLVPIQLPVASSVYLPSSSAPFPPSSSQQKQNTSRGAKRVRIAPKVTQSDAPAVVMYPQKNKDLKVEVKEEPICVPIKCETPKAPPKRQASSSRRKQRLVHSQHEEPILLCLDNTLFDSGVASDASTFQDARDTEPDEPEQEQQSPDRDYSFKTPIKSSSHLTSSTPSKPPSQVLPEPWKVTPVGKESQNILDFSPIRTPGGPVVTPRHDYTTFNFNSTPFKELPLFNSPRELLTSAPSRVTGLIDSPIEYHRGSCSSELLQGPTNCSVTEGLALDTMNDSLSKILVDISFTGLDGEDLGMANISWSEFISQFN; from the exons CCTGATGGCATCTGCATTATGGATCACCCCTCCATGTCTGACACACAGGTGGTCGTCATCCCCAAAACGGCAGACCTTCAAGGTGTCATCAGGGCCCTCACGGCCAAAGGCAAGGAGTGTGGTGTCCAGGGGCCAAACAAGTTCATCCTTCTGGGTGGGAATGGCGGCCGGGATGGTGGATCTTCATGTCAGGCTGCTGCTGACGGGGATGACGCCTCCACAGCTGGACAGCCAGTGGAAGCAGAAGCTATGTTCAGCTCCCCAGATGCTAAACCTCTCGCTGGAATTAAAGCAT TGAATAAGGAGCTGGAGTGTGGCCCTTTAGATGACAGCCTCACCGATATTCAGTGGCTGGGCCGAAAGAACACATGCCCCATCAAACCAGATCCTGCCAAGCAGACCgccaacaaggagaaccaaacACCCTCGCAGTTACAGACTCTTCAG CCCATGTCAGAGAGGCCACCATTCTCCTACATGGCCATGATCCAGTTTGCAATCAACAGCCGAAAGACCCGGAGGATGACCCTGAAAGAGATTTACATGTGGATCGAGGACCACTTCCCTTACTTCAGAGAGGTGGCCAAACCAGGATGGAAG AATTCCATCCGCCATAACCTCTCTCTAAACGACATGTTCATTCGTGAGATGTCAGCGGATGGGAAAACTTCTTTCTGGACAATCCGGCCTGACGCCAACCGATGCCTCACTCTTGATCAGGTGTACAAG CCTGGTTGTGACCCAATGACCGCTCCTGTTCCTGTGCCAATGCTTTTATTACCCAACCAA actCAAAGGAGGATCGTTCCTGATGCAAGAAAGACGCCGACTAGCTCTG AGAGAAGGATGAAGCCTCTTCTCCCTCGAACCGATTCCTACTTGGTTCCCATCCAGCTCCCAGTGGCCTCCTCTGTCTACCTGCCGTCCTCGTCGGCCCCGTTTCCCCCGTCCAGCTCGCAGCAGAAACAGAACACTTCGCGAGGAGCCAAGAGAGTGCGGATAGCTCCTAAG GTGACACAAAGTGACGCCCCAGCTGTGGTAATGTATCCTCAGAAGAATAAAGACCTCAAGGTGGAGGTGAAGGAGGAGCCGATATGCGTCCCCATTAAATGCGAGACTCCCAAAGCCCCCCCAAAGAGACAAGCCAGCAGCTCCAGACGCAAACAGCGCCTGGTTCACTCTCAGCACGAGGAGCCCATCCTCCTGTGCCTTGACAATACTTTGTTTGACTCTGGCGTAGCCTCTGACGCCTCAACTTTCCAGGACGCGCGAGACACCGAGCCGGACGAGCCCGAGCAGGAGCAGCAAAGCCCCGATCGGGACTACTCCTTCAAGACCCCCATAAAAAGTAGCAGCCACCTGACCTCCTCCACGCCTAGTAAGCCTCCCTCTCAGGTCTTACCCGAGCCGTGGAAAGTGACCCCTGTGGGCAAAGAGAGCCAAAACATACTGGACTTCAGCCCCATCCGCACACCAGGCGGCCCCGTGGTCACACCGCGGCATGACTACACCACCTTCAACTTCAACAGCACTCCGTTTAAAGAGTTGCCTCTGTTTAACTCCCCCAGAGAGCTGCTCACGTCCGCTCCCTCCAGAGTGACCGGACTGATTGACTCTCCCATCGAGTACCACAGAGGCAGCTGCTCCAGCGAGCTGCTTCAGGGACCCACTAACTGCTCGGTCACAGAGGGCCTGGCCCTGGATACAATGAACGACAGCCTGAGTAAGATTCTTGTGGACATTAGCTTCACTGGTCTGGATGGTGAGGACTTGGGTATGGCCAATATCAGCTGGTCTGAgttcatttctcagtttaaCTAG
- the foxm1 gene encoding forkhead box protein M1 isoform X1: protein MTMRRSPRRPLILGRRKLPFQQNDPPAAEPQSQADASTLKEPPKSSASQSLPDGICIMDHPSMSDTQVVVIPKTADLQGVIRALTAKGKECGVQGPNKFILLGGNGGRDGGSSCQAAADGDDASTAGQPVEAEAMFSSPDAKPLAGIKALNKELECGPLDDSLTDIQWLGRKNTCPIKPDPAKQTANKENQTPSQLQTLQQPMSERPPFSYMAMIQFAINSRKTRRMTLKEIYMWIEDHFPYFREVAKPGWKNSIRHNLSLNDMFIREMSADGKTSFWTIRPDANRCLTLDQVYKPGCDPMTAPVPVPMLLLPNQTQRRIVPDARKTPTSSERRMKPLLPRTDSYLVPIQLPVASSVYLPSSSAPFPPSSSQQKQNTSRGAKRVRIAPKVTQSDAPAVVMYPQKNKDLKVEVKEEPICVPIKCETPKAPPKRQASSSRRKQRLVHSQHEEPILLCLDNTLFDSGVASDASTFQDARDTEPDEPEQEQQSPDRDYSFKTPIKSSSHLTSSTPSKPPSQVLPEPWKVTPVGKESQNILDFSPIRTPGGPVVTPRHDYTTFNFNSTPFKELPLFNSPRELLTSAPSRVTGLIDSPIEYHRGSCSSELLQGPTNCSVTEGLALDTMNDSLSKILVDISFTGLDGEDLGMANISWSEFISQFN from the exons CCTGATGGCATCTGCATTATGGATCACCCCTCCATGTCTGACACACAGGTGGTCGTCATCCCCAAAACGGCAGACCTTCAAGGTGTCATCAGGGCCCTCACGGCCAAAGGCAAGGAGTGTGGTGTCCAGGGGCCAAACAAGTTCATCCTTCTGGGTGGGAATGGCGGCCGGGATGGTGGATCTTCATGTCAGGCTGCTGCTGACGGGGATGACGCCTCCACAGCTGGACAGCCAGTGGAAGCAGAAGCTATGTTCAGCTCCCCAGATGCTAAACCTCTCGCTGGAATTAAAGCAT TGAATAAGGAGCTGGAGTGTGGCCCTTTAGATGACAGCCTCACCGATATTCAGTGGCTGGGCCGAAAGAACACATGCCCCATCAAACCAGATCCTGCCAAGCAGACCgccaacaaggagaaccaaacACCCTCGCAGTTACAGACTCTTCAG CAGCCCATGTCAGAGAGGCCACCATTCTCCTACATGGCCATGATCCAGTTTGCAATCAACAGCCGAAAGACCCGGAGGATGACCCTGAAAGAGATTTACATGTGGATCGAGGACCACTTCCCTTACTTCAGAGAGGTGGCCAAACCAGGATGGAAG AATTCCATCCGCCATAACCTCTCTCTAAACGACATGTTCATTCGTGAGATGTCAGCGGATGGGAAAACTTCTTTCTGGACAATCCGGCCTGACGCCAACCGATGCCTCACTCTTGATCAGGTGTACAAG CCTGGTTGTGACCCAATGACCGCTCCTGTTCCTGTGCCAATGCTTTTATTACCCAACCAA actCAAAGGAGGATCGTTCCTGATGCAAGAAAGACGCCGACTAGCTCTG AGAGAAGGATGAAGCCTCTTCTCCCTCGAACCGATTCCTACTTGGTTCCCATCCAGCTCCCAGTGGCCTCCTCTGTCTACCTGCCGTCCTCGTCGGCCCCGTTTCCCCCGTCCAGCTCGCAGCAGAAACAGAACACTTCGCGAGGAGCCAAGAGAGTGCGGATAGCTCCTAAG GTGACACAAAGTGACGCCCCAGCTGTGGTAATGTATCCTCAGAAGAATAAAGACCTCAAGGTGGAGGTGAAGGAGGAGCCGATATGCGTCCCCATTAAATGCGAGACTCCCAAAGCCCCCCCAAAGAGACAAGCCAGCAGCTCCAGACGCAAACAGCGCCTGGTTCACTCTCAGCACGAGGAGCCCATCCTCCTGTGCCTTGACAATACTTTGTTTGACTCTGGCGTAGCCTCTGACGCCTCAACTTTCCAGGACGCGCGAGACACCGAGCCGGACGAGCCCGAGCAGGAGCAGCAAAGCCCCGATCGGGACTACTCCTTCAAGACCCCCATAAAAAGTAGCAGCCACCTGACCTCCTCCACGCCTAGTAAGCCTCCCTCTCAGGTCTTACCCGAGCCGTGGAAAGTGACCCCTGTGGGCAAAGAGAGCCAAAACATACTGGACTTCAGCCCCATCCGCACACCAGGCGGCCCCGTGGTCACACCGCGGCATGACTACACCACCTTCAACTTCAACAGCACTCCGTTTAAAGAGTTGCCTCTGTTTAACTCCCCCAGAGAGCTGCTCACGTCCGCTCCCTCCAGAGTGACCGGACTGATTGACTCTCCCATCGAGTACCACAGAGGCAGCTGCTCCAGCGAGCTGCTTCAGGGACCCACTAACTGCTCGGTCACAGAGGGCCTGGCCCTGGATACAATGAACGACAGCCTGAGTAAGATTCTTGTGGACATTAGCTTCACTGGTCTGGATGGTGAGGACTTGGGTATGGCCAATATCAGCTGGTCTGAgttcatttctcagtttaaCTAG